The region CTGCAGCACTACCAGCTCGGCGCTCGTCCGGGCTGCGGATTCGAAGGCGAACTCGAGTGCTCGCGTGCTGGAGGCTGAACCGTCGACTCCGACGACGACGGGGCCGACGGAGGTCGGGATACTCCTGCGTACGACGACCACTGGACAAGCGGCGTGAGTGGCCACCGCCGTGCTCACACCACCGAGCAGGGCGTCGGTGAAGCCGCCGTGGCCTCGGGCGCCCAGGACGAGCATCTGGGCGTGTTCGCTCCGGCGCAGCAGTTCCTCGACTGGATGGCCCTCGGCGACCTCGGACACGACCTCGATGCCGGGTTCCTGCGCGGTGCAGGCCCGAGCCGCCTTCTGCACCGCCTGCTGGGCATACTCCGCCCGGGCGGGATCGTCGTTGACGAGCAACAGGGTCAGGCGGGCGTGTCGCCTCGCCGCCTCCGAAGTGGCCCACCGGACGGCTTTGAGGGCGTCGTCGGAGCCGTCGACCCCGGCGATGACTGGTCGGTCCGTCATCCTTCCTCCTCCTCGGCTACTCCGCCGCGGAGCACGGCCACCGGGCACGATGCGTGGTGGAGGACGCCTGCGGCGACCGAGCCGAGCATCAGCCCGGCGAATCCTCCTCGCCCACGGTGGCCGACGACCAGCAGCCGCGCATCACGAGCCACGTCGACGAGTTCGGCCACCGGATGTCCTCGCGGCGTGCTCCTGCGGACCGCGACGTCGGGGTACTGCTCGGTCCGGCCGTGCAGTCCGTCGGAGAGCTCGCGCTGGGCTTCTTCCCGCAGCGCGATCGCCTCGAAGTTCAGCGTGGGCACGCTCGGGGCGTATCCGACGTCCGGCCACACCCGCACCGCGACCAGCCCGGTGCCGTAGCGGTGGGCGGCGTCGAGGGCGAACCCCAAGGCAAGACGGCTCTGCGGTGAGTTGTCGAGCCCGACGACCACAGGACCTGCGGTCGGGCGCCCTCGCACCACGACGACCGGGCCGTGCGCGTGGGTGGCGACCTTGGTGCTGACCGAACCGAGCAGTACCGCGCTCAGACTGCTTCGCCTGCGCGGTCCCACCACCGTGAGCTGCGCGTCGCCGGACGCGCTGACCAGTTCCTCGGCCGGATTGCCGTGCGGGATCCGCACCGAGATGTCCAGTACGGGGTGGCGACTCCTCAGCCGGCCCGCGAGCTCAGCGAGCGCCGCGGATGCTTCGGCTTCCTCGGCCGGACCGCGGATGACCCGGATGAGGCACAGGTTCTGCGCTCGGCGCAGCACGGCCTCGTCGGCGGCCCACGCCGCGGCGTCGGCGGAGTCCGCCGATCCGTCCATCCCCGCCACCAGGCGCGCCTCGACCCCCATCGACCCACCCCCATGGGAACGCTGTGTGCGCCGCTATCAGTACTGGGGCGGGCGCGCGCCGGGTACGGCCGCTTGGCCCTTGCGCCCGGGCTGCCCGGTCAACTCCACCGCCGTACCCGCTTGTCCACGGCGACCACGAAGCCGGCGGCCACGGCGATGGCCAGGATGCGCAGCCACACGCCTCCATCGATCGGTGCGGTGTCGAACACGGTGTTCATGACGGGCAGGTAGGTGATGACGAGCTGGCCGATCGCCTGCACGGTGACACCGACGATGATCCATCCGTTGGAGAACAGCCCGATTCGCCACGCTGGCCGCGTCAGGGACCGGCAACTGACCAGGTAGAACGCCTCCACCACGACGAAGAGGTTCAGCGCAGCGGTCCGGGCTTCGGCCAGGCTCGCTCCATCTGCGAGCTCCCACTCGAACAGCCACCACGAGCCGACGACCAGCAGGGTGGAGACCAACAGGATCCGCACCATCAGCGCCCGGGTGAGCAGCGGCTGGTCCGGGTCGCGGGGCGGTCGCGCCATGATCCCGGCTTCCTTGGGTTCGAAGGTGAGCATCAGGCCCAGCGCGACGGCCGTGGTCATGTTGATCCACAGGATCTGGGTCGGCAGGATGGGCAGCGCGGCACCGAACACGATCGCGGCCAGGATGACCAGTCCCTCACCGATGTTGGTCGGCAGGGTCCAGGTGATGAACTTGGTGAGGTTGTCGAAGACGCCGCGCCCTTCCTCGACGGCGGCCTCGATCGTGGCGAAGTCGTCGTCGGTGAGGACCATGTCGGCGGCGTCCTTGGCCACCTCCGTGCCGCTGTGTCCCATGGCCACGCCGATACTCGCCTGGCGAAGC is a window of Saccharopolyspora erythraea NRRL 2338 DNA encoding:
- a CDS encoding universal stress protein; translated protein: MGVEARLVAGMDGSADSADAAAWAADEAVLRRAQNLCLIRVIRGPAEEAEASAALAELAGRLRSRHPVLDISVRIPHGNPAEELVSASGDAQLTVVGPRRRSSLSAVLLGSVSTKVATHAHGPVVVVRGRPTAGPVVVGLDNSPQSRLALGFALDAAHRYGTGLVAVRVWPDVGYAPSVPTLNFEAIALREEAQRELSDGLHGRTEQYPDVAVRRSTPRGHPVAELVDVARDARLLVVGHRGRGGFAGLMLGSVAAGVLHHASCPVAVLRGGVAEEEEG
- a CDS encoding universal stress protein, yielding MTDRPVIAGVDGSDDALKAVRWATSEAARRHARLTLLLVNDDPARAEYAQQAVQKAARACTAQEPGIEVVSEVAEGHPVEELLRRSEHAQMLVLGARGHGGFTDALLGGVSTAVATHAACPVVVVRRSIPTSVGPVVVGVDGSASSTRALEFAFESAARTSAELVVLQAWHEEGLLTELIPAPDPEQVQREVERSVTEQTAQLREQHPQVRTREVVLHEHPVAALTNAARDARLLVVGHRGRGGFETLFLGSVASGVLHHAPCPVAVVRMP